In one Leptospiraceae bacterium genomic region, the following are encoded:
- the prfA gene encoding peptide chain release factor 1: MRDRLLKIQQNFQRIEEELSSPKISPTKIKELARERSRLAPIVEKVEQYLKVEKDMEDALQLLKSEKDPDMISMLKQEQEEAKETLISLQEELEYLLLPPDPNSGKNILIEIRAGTGGEEAGLFVADLFRMYSRYAEKEGMRYSIIDSTPTGIGGFKEIIFSIEDENAYDIFKFEPGAHRVQRIPATESGGRIHTSAVTVAVLPEAEESEVEITEQDIRIDVYRSSGAGGQHVNTTDSAVRITHIPTGIVVSCQDEKSQIKNREKAMRVLRARILEKQEEERHASDAALKKKMIGSGDRSERIRTYNFPQGRITDHRINFTSHNLQVVMDGELDELFAALTERDRINRLQEVKSS; this comes from the coding sequence ATGAGAGATAGGCTTTTAAAAATCCAGCAAAACTTCCAACGCATTGAAGAAGAATTATCCAGTCCGAAAATTTCCCCTACGAAAATAAAAGAACTGGCCAGAGAACGTTCCCGCCTTGCTCCGATTGTAGAAAAAGTAGAGCAATACCTTAAGGTAGAGAAAGACATGGAAGATGCCCTTCAACTTCTTAAATCCGAGAAAGATCCGGATATGATAAGTATGTTGAAGCAGGAACAGGAAGAAGCAAAAGAAACTCTTATCTCATTACAGGAAGAGTTGGAATATCTTCTTCTTCCTCCCGATCCGAATTCAGGAAAAAATATACTGATAGAAATTCGTGCCGGTACGGGTGGAGAAGAAGCCGGTTTGTTTGTTGCCGATCTTTTCCGTATGTATAGTCGCTATGCAGAAAAAGAAGGAATGCGTTATTCAATTATAGATTCTACACCAACAGGTATTGGTGGTTTCAAAGAAATTATTTTTTCCATAGAAGATGAAAACGCCTACGATATTTTTAAATTTGAACCGGGAGCTCATCGTGTTCAAAGAATTCCTGCAACTGAATCAGGCGGAAGGATTCATACCAGTGCAGTAACCGTAGCTGTTTTGCCGGAAGCAGAAGAGTCAGAAGTTGAAATCACCGAACAGGATATTCGTATTGATGTATATCGTTCTTCCGGAGCCGGTGGACAGCACGTAAACACAACGGACTCTGCCGTTCGGATAACGCATATTCCGACGGGAATCGTAGTTAGCTGTCAGGATGAAAAATCCCAGATAAAAAACCGAGAAAAAGCCATGCGTGTACTTCGAGCCAGAATTTTAGAAAAACAGGAAGAAGAGCGTCATGCTTCCGATGCAGCACTAAAGAAGAAGATGATTGGAAGTGGAGACCGTTCCGAGAGAATACGTACCTATAATTTTCCCCAGGGAAGAATTACCGATCACAGAATCAATTTCACCAGCCACAATTTACAGGTTGTTATGGATGGAGAATTAGACGAATTATTTGCGGCTCTTACTGAAAGAGACCGAATTAACCGTCTCCAGGAAGTTAAATCTTCTTGA
- a CDS encoding flotillin family protein, with translation MNTFPALIILMAFPLLVVITFLIFLFTRIKVCPPNKMMVVYGGVGPNQDFVCVRGGRKFIWPILQKYAFLDLAPMYLNTSVTGNMNQTSEQVYLSITLSLHISPEPGFAENAARKLLGLSEKQMIALAEEFVKAELSSILFQFSGFEDMNSDREKLADVIIKTLETRLEEIGLRILNVNVKDLRKS, from the coding sequence ATGAATACTTTTCCGGCTCTGATAATCCTGATGGCCTTTCCTCTTCTTGTTGTTATTACTTTTCTAATTTTTCTTTTCACACGCATCAAGGTTTGTCCTCCTAATAAGATGATGGTGGTTTATGGTGGAGTGGGACCGAATCAGGATTTTGTCTGTGTTCGGGGTGGCAGAAAATTTATCTGGCCTATTCTTCAAAAATATGCCTTCCTGGACCTTGCTCCCATGTATTTAAATACTAGCGTTACCGGCAATATGAATCAAACATCAGAACAGGTGTATTTATCTATCACATTATCCTTACATATTTCCCCTGAACCCGGATTCGCTGAAAACGCAGCAAGAAAGTTACTCGGACTGAGTGAAAAACAAATGATTGCACTGGCTGAGGAGTTTGTAAAAGCGGAATTGAGTTCTATTTTATTCCAGTTTTCCGGGTTTGAAGATATGAATTCCGACAGAGAAAAGTTGGCAGATGTTATAATTAAAACTCTCGAAACGAGGCTCGAGGAAATCGGTTTAAGGATTCTCAATGTAAATGTAAAGGATCTTCGGAAATCATAG
- the ccrA gene encoding crotonyl-CoA carboxylase/reductase — MSNVPEIVPIGELPPLGVVPKKMYAQLIRPERFGEPKDAFKIEQIEVPEIKPDEVLVAVMAAGVNYNNVWAALGYPVDVIGARNKKGEPEKFHIGGSDASGIVYKVGSEVKDLKVGDEVVIHCGIWDKEDPWVKAGNDPMFAPSQLIWGYETNWGSFAQFTKVQAHQCLPRPKHMTWEESAAYMLVGATAYRMLHHWKPNDVKKDDVVLIWGGSGGLGAMAIQIVKAAGGVPIAVVSSDDKIDFCKKLGAKGVINRKNFDHWGAITTDINKPEVFVEWTKKAREFGKAIWDIAGKGKNPRIVFEHPGESTVPTSAFVCETGGMVVICAGTTGFNASVDLRYLWMRQKRLQGSHFANDENSRDFNQLVLDGKIDPCLSKIFKFEETGECHQLMRENKHPHGNMSILVGAKEVGLGKKA; from the coding sequence ATGTCAAATGTACCTGAAATCGTACCAATAGGCGAGCTACCTCCCCTCGGAGTGGTTCCTAAGAAAATGTATGCACAACTTATTCGACCGGAGCGTTTTGGTGAGCCCAAAGATGCCTTTAAAATCGAACAGATTGAGGTTCCCGAAATAAAGCCGGATGAAGTGCTGGTAGCTGTTATGGCTGCCGGTGTGAACTATAATAACGTCTGGGCGGCATTGGGCTATCCTGTGGACGTAATCGGTGCCCGTAATAAAAAAGGTGAACCAGAAAAGTTTCATATCGGTGGTTCTGATGCTTCAGGAATCGTTTATAAAGTGGGTTCGGAAGTTAAGGATCTCAAAGTGGGTGATGAAGTTGTAATCCACTGTGGAATCTGGGACAAAGAGGATCCCTGGGTGAAAGCAGGGAATGATCCGATGTTTGCCCCTTCTCAACTAATCTGGGGATATGAGACCAACTGGGGTTCTTTTGCCCAGTTTACAAAAGTTCAGGCTCACCAGTGCTTACCCCGTCCCAAACACATGACCTGGGAAGAATCGGCTGCATACATGCTGGTTGGAGCAACTGCTTATAGGATGTTACACCACTGGAAACCCAATGATGTAAAAAAAGACGATGTGGTTTTAATCTGGGGTGGTTCCGGTGGACTTGGAGCTATGGCAATTCAGATTGTGAAAGCAGCGGGTGGAGTTCCTATTGCTGTAGTCAGTTCGGATGATAAGATCGATTTTTGTAAAAAACTCGGAGCTAAAGGTGTAATTAATCGTAAGAATTTTGATCACTGGGGAGCTATTACCACCGATATAAACAAGCCGGAAGTATTTGTGGAGTGGACTAAAAAAGCTCGAGAATTTGGAAAAGCTATCTGGGACATAGCAGGAAAAGGAAAAAATCCTCGTATTGTTTTTGAACACCCCGGAGAAAGTACAGTTCCAACTTCTGCTTTTGTATGTGAAACCGGCGGGATGGTGGTTATCTGTGCCGGAACTACAGGTTTTAATGCTTCTGTTGATCTTCGCTATCTCTGGATGAGACAAAAAAGGTTGCAGGGTTCCCATTTTGCAAATGATGAGAACTCCAGGGATTTTAACCAATTAGTTCTGGATGGAAAAATTGACCCCTGTTTATCAAAAATTTTCAAGTTTGAAGAAACAGGCGAATGCCACCAGTTAATGAGAGAGAATAAACATCCGCATGGAAATATGTCTATTCTCGTCGGAGCAAAAGAAGTCGGACTGGGAAAAAAAGCCTAA
- a CDS encoding M23 family metallopeptidase — protein MKIFAYLLFLAFFSSLLHADFPRFSEYSFKREDYIAALQKQKQENKLKPPLKKLHINRNKETLQFLQIPFSHKLPVMRSFSDDSVNPHRGLLFTYSTTGHVKSSLSGKVVVVDYMEGYDNYIILEHNNKLTTIYAHLDHITVKEGDYIHRGKMLGTLIKNKGLYFQINKDKKALNPTTFLKE, from the coding sequence ATGAAAATTTTTGCTTACCTTTTATTCTTAGCTTTTTTTTCGAGCTTACTTCATGCTGATTTTCCGAGGTTTAGTGAATACTCTTTTAAAAGAGAAGATTATATTGCTGCTTTACAAAAGCAGAAGCAGGAAAATAAGTTAAAACCTCCACTAAAAAAGTTACATATAAATCGAAACAAGGAAACCCTCCAATTTTTGCAGATTCCTTTCTCTCATAAATTACCAGTTATGAGAAGTTTTTCTGATGATAGCGTTAATCCGCACAGGGGACTACTCTTTACCTATAGTACTACCGGTCATGTAAAGTCCTCACTATCCGGAAAAGTTGTGGTTGTAGATTATATGGAAGGATATGACAATTATATCATCCTTGAGCATAATAATAAATTAACCACTATTTATGCCCACCTTGATCATATAACCGTGAAAGAGGGAGACTACATACACAGGGGAAAGATGCTCGGAACCCTGATAAAAAATAAAGGTTTATATTTCCAGATAAATAAAGATAAAAAGGCCTTGAATCCAACTACATTTTTAAAGGAATAA
- a CDS encoding tetratricopeptide repeat protein produces MAGPTIRHYNNQAIIYFDGDPPEEIYVLKSGRIILTYTDIDTKAEIKEDVKIGEFFGVRSTLGHYPREETAQVIGGATVLVFKLPEFETFVANRTHLIIKMMKVFSSQLRQYHRKVRENLGDSTEVRSPSYELVNVGEVFYRNGEFEHATHAFEKYLQYYPGGVYSGRVQELLNFLKRGSAFPPHMPTLAYEKERQGPVSVQDANRGAFQKPSPKPVVASTNRDNSLKGLYQQAREKEEGGKYSEAISLYRAVTEMQASDDERNNHEEAFFSLGRCQKTSMNLDAAFISFSNLLKNYPQSGKAKEAILNMAEISEQKSDKAKAIALYSKLISMPPADTISDRARQKIQELRS; encoded by the coding sequence TTGGCAGGACCAACCATAAGACACTACAATAACCAGGCCATCATCTATTTTGATGGAGATCCACCTGAAGAAATTTACGTTCTGAAAAGTGGCAGGATCATCCTTACCTACACAGATATAGATACAAAAGCCGAAATAAAAGAAGATGTGAAAATAGGAGAATTCTTCGGAGTTCGTTCCACTCTGGGTCATTATCCAAGAGAAGAAACGGCACAGGTAATTGGTGGAGCTACCGTCCTGGTTTTTAAACTTCCTGAATTTGAAACCTTCGTAGCAAATCGAACCCATCTTATTATTAAGATGATGAAAGTATTCTCCAGTCAATTAAGGCAGTATCACCGTAAAGTTCGAGAAAATCTTGGTGATTCCACAGAAGTCCGATCTCCTTCCTATGAACTGGTGAATGTCGGAGAAGTATTCTATCGAAATGGAGAGTTTGAACATGCCACTCATGCTTTCGAGAAATATTTGCAATACTATCCAGGAGGAGTTTATTCCGGTAGGGTACAGGAATTACTGAACTTTCTCAAAAGAGGTAGTGCATTTCCTCCTCATATGCCTACTCTTGCCTATGAAAAAGAACGACAGGGACCGGTTTCTGTTCAGGATGCGAATCGAGGGGCTTTTCAAAAACCTTCTCCGAAACCTGTTGTTGCTTCGACAAATCGGGATAACTCCCTAAAAGGTCTATACCAGCAGGCCAGAGAAAAAGAAGAGGGTGGAAAGTATAGTGAAGCTATCAGTCTTTATAGGGCTGTTACGGAAATGCAAGCCTCTGATGACGAAAGAAATAATCACGAAGAAGCTTTTTTTTCTCTCGGGCGTTGTCAAAAAACCAGTATGAATCTGGATGCTGCTTTTATAAGTTTTTCCAATCTTTTGAAAAATTATCCGCAGTCAGGAAAAGCAAAAGAAGCTATTTTGAATATGGCAGAGATTTCAGAACAGAAATCCGATAAAGCCAAAGCCATAGCTCTATATTCCAAACTCATTTCTATGCCGCCTGCAGATACGATTTCAGACAGGGCTCGGCAAAAAATTCAAGAATTAAGATCCTGA
- a CDS encoding Crp/Fnr family transcriptional regulator — translation MMLKLDAMFEKFGKVYNPDQVIFCEYEPGNDFYLIQEGRVKITKTVGNSIKTIDILEAGEIFGEMAILEEQPRSASAIAIDQVKVLNFNRANFELLMTKNPPLALRVLTVFSKRVYDAKRRLKILLMDDIQGKVADVFLMLYEKEFGNEKGRQEVTLKITANDVASWCAQPASEVQKIINQFKKANKLEIFADRIVIKNIVDMQRLVAQKRRS, via the coding sequence ATAATGCTGAAATTAGATGCAATGTTTGAGAAATTTGGTAAAGTGTACAATCCGGATCAGGTTATTTTCTGCGAATATGAGCCGGGAAATGATTTTTATCTCATCCAGGAAGGCAGGGTAAAAATTACAAAAACAGTGGGGAATTCTATCAAAACCATAGACATTCTCGAAGCAGGGGAAATATTTGGTGAGATGGCGATCCTCGAGGAGCAACCCCGCTCGGCTTCTGCCATAGCCATTGATCAGGTAAAGGTTTTAAATTTTAACCGGGCAAATTTTGAATTACTGATGACTAAAAATCCACCGCTGGCTCTCAGAGTGCTTACTGTTTTTTCCAAGAGGGTTTACGATGCGAAACGGCGTCTAAAAATTTTATTAATGGATGATATTCAGGGAAAGGTTGCAGATGTATTTCTTATGCTATACGAGAAAGAATTCGGAAATGAAAAAGGAAGACAGGAAGTCACATTAAAAATCACAGCTAATGATGTGGCAAGTTGGTGTGCACAGCCCGCATCCGAAGTGCAAAAAATTATAAATCAATTTAAAAAGGCAAATAAGCTAGAAATCTTTGCAGACAGAATTGTTATAAAAAATATAGTGGACATGCAGAGACTTGTAGCTCAAAAAAGAAGGTCCTAA
- a CDS encoding HEAT repeat domain-containing protein → MIKKSLILFVLVSFPLLSQSVDSYLSSLKSGSDSEKEQACTYLGEKGSNMAKTVVSEVIIALKTTTNSDVALACANALGYFKLNGPSTEALKERITTDKNTDVVYASLLALLNITVNNKQYEPAAKEAMEFADKNHRDDEFVADLLDKIKAQLQQLGIK, encoded by the coding sequence ATGATTAAAAAGTCTCTAATCCTCTTTGTACTTGTGAGTTTTCCTCTTTTATCTCAAAGTGTAGACTCTTATTTGAGTAGCTTAAAGTCCGGTTCAGATAGTGAAAAAGAACAGGCCTGCACATATCTCGGAGAAAAAGGGAGTAATATGGCGAAAACAGTTGTTTCTGAGGTTATTATAGCCTTAAAAACAACTACGAACTCGGATGTAGCTCTTGCCTGTGCCAATGCTCTGGGCTATTTTAAGTTGAACGGGCCGAGTACGGAGGCTTTGAAAGAAAGAATTACTACTGATAAAAATACAGATGTAGTATACGCTTCCCTTTTAGCTCTTTTGAATATAACAGTAAATAACAAACAGTATGAACCGGCAGCCAAAGAAGCTATGGAATTTGCAGATAAGAATCACAGGGATGATGAGTTTGTAGCTGATTTACTGGATAAAATAAAGGCTCAATTACAACAATTAGGTATAAAATAA
- a CDS encoding HesA/MoeB/ThiF family protein, with the protein MLSRDEITRYSRNILLGEVGKKGQEKLAASTVAVIGAGGLGSPVLFYLAATGIGTLRIVDYDTVDLTNLQRQILYHTSSQDLPKVEAAREILSKLNPNIQVEIFRTRLEASNAESILTGSDIVIEGSDNFETKFLVNDACFFLKIPLIIGGILQFEGQVIGIKPGETACYRCIFVNPPPPDEIPNCADSGVIGSMAGIIGSIQALEATKAILGFPEAGLFGKILSMEAKEMNFRKIIVKKNLNCPLCGANPSITSIMDSEAGKPAC; encoded by the coding sequence ATGCTCTCCCGGGACGAAATAACCCGTTACTCCCGAAATATTCTTTTAGGAGAGGTCGGAAAAAAGGGTCAGGAGAAACTCGCGGCCTCTACTGTTGCAGTAATCGGAGCAGGTGGTCTTGGTAGCCCGGTTTTGTTTTACCTGGCTGCTACCGGGATTGGAACGTTACGCATTGTAGACTATGATACGGTTGATCTAACCAACCTTCAAAGACAAATTCTTTACCATACATCTTCTCAAGATTTGCCGAAAGTAGAGGCAGCTCGAGAAATTTTATCAAAATTAAACCCTAATATTCAAGTGGAAATATTCCGGACAAGGTTGGAAGCTTCTAATGCAGAATCTATTCTTACAGGTTCTGATATTGTAATAGAAGGCTCTGATAACTTTGAAACCAAGTTTTTAGTAAATGATGCTTGCTTTTTTCTTAAAATTCCTCTAATCATCGGGGGAATTTTGCAGTTTGAAGGGCAGGTAATCGGAATAAAACCTGGAGAAACCGCCTGTTATCGTTGTATTTTTGTAAATCCTCCCCCTCCTGACGAAATTCCCAATTGTGCTGATTCGGGTGTTATTGGAAGTATGGCAGGGATTATTGGAAGTATTCAGGCCCTGGAAGCTACTAAAGCAATTCTTGGTTTTCCGGAAGCGGGACTTTTTGGAAAAATTTTAAGTATGGAAGCAAAGGAAATGAATTTCCGAAAAATAATAGTGAAGAAAAATTTAAATTGTCCACTTTGTGGAGCCAATCCTTCTATAACTTCGATTATGGACTCAGAGGCGGGTAAACCCGCCTGTTGA